The DNA region TTTTTTTAGAAATCACATCGTCCCCATCATTTTTGCCACTTTTGGGATTACTATACGCATCTTGTGAGCTTTCTTGAGGCTTTGAAAAAGGATTTTTCATATCAAGCAAATAAGAATTTTTTTCTTGAAGTTTTTTAAACTTTTCCTCTTTTTCTTTTTGCTCTTTATTTTTATCCACATCAATTTTTCCAATTTTTCGACTATCTGAAACAAACACGCTTAAAACAGGGTTTCTGGAATTGGTGAAGTGGGTGGAAAATAAGTAGAAGGTATATATTTTTCCGCTTTTTCCAATTATAGTGAGGTTAGTGTCTATGCCGATTAAAAGCGGTTTGATGAGTAAAATATTACTCAAATCAAATCCCTCTTTTTGGGGTGTTTCAACTTCAAATCCGCTGGGATCGCCTAATGAAATATAAAGAATGCTGTCATTATCAAAGACAAACATTGTGCTCATCGCATATCTGAGTCTGATTTTATGGGTATCCCCAGCGACATAATGAATGTTGAGATTATTATCCTGCAGGTTTCTTTTTCTAGAAAAAAATGAATTTTGAATGGCATTTAAAAACATCATTTTAGAGGCATTTTGTTCTTTTTCCTGTTCTTCATAAGCTTGTAGGGAAATTCCGCCATCACTATTTGCTCTCGCATTTGAAGGTTGCGCGCTTGTATTTTGATTTTGTGCAGGATTTTCAAATGGGGATGGCAC from Helicobacter sp. 12S02232-10 includes:
- a CDS encoding TrbG/VirB9 family P-type conjugative transfer protein; amino-acid sequence: MMQKAMQQVKNHRDHKKYKEVFYNFYKGIKEAVKEGKIKIIADRIQKPSCQNIGLRIFALFAILFIACLQADPQPVPSPFENPAQNQNTSAQPSNARANSDGGISLQAYEEQEKEQNASKMMFLNAIQNSFFSRKRNLQDNNLNIHYVAGDTHKIRLRYAMSTMFVFDNDSILYISLGDPSGFEVETPQKEGFDLSNILLIKPLLIGIDTNLTIIGKSGKIYTFYLFSTHFTNSRNPVLSVFVSDSRKIGKIDVDKNKEQKEKEEKFKKLQEKNSYLLDMKNPFSKPQESSQDAYSNPKSGKNDGDDVISKKIDYSSKEIDDGKFIRIGDGVNHLFIDKSQIQKDYYQKPKAKRTWQSLWLYKKTSKEAENMQSQEIFDDGKYTYFKFDREKSISKFPYAYKVVDQYDNPVNSRIVGNYIIAEDVGRKWTLRLGDEYVCVEKIPNKKTQKTKQEAK